In the genome of Labrus bergylta chromosome 7, fLabBer1.1, whole genome shotgun sequence, the window TAACTgttaatatgtttatatttgtgctgcttctgtttttgtatTGCTGCAGGGCAAACCCCCTGGAAAAGAGACCCTCGGTCTCAGTGGGTCCTCcctgctaaaataaaggataaatacaaaaataaatgatcagaAAATGTTCCTCACCTGTAAAGTGAAGCACTTTTTCATTTACATGGACGTCAatattctgcaaaaaaaaagacaggaaaagaTAGATGATGAGCTTACTTCCTTCCTCTTTAGGGTGAGAAATTAATACTCACTGCAAAACTGCAAACAAgacactatttaaaaaaaaacaaaaaaaacaaaaacaacatcttcAGTAGTGAATTAACAGCTAGAGTCCTATCTGTATTGGAATAAACTGGAGGAAGTGTTTCACAATCTCTCAGATCACCTCGTGTTCAAGGTACAGCTCACTGTCTTATCAACAGAATGAACACTAGTCTGATATAAAGCACAAACTATGTGGCTGTAATGCTGTTTAAAAGTGTGCTGCAAAGAAGGGCCCGTTTTGTGACTTCAACTTTTGGGGGAAAAGTGACGTTATTGGTTATGGAAACACCTTTCCTGCACCTGCCTGTATTCTAACAGGGGTAATAATGATGACGAGTCCACTTCGTCGTCAAACCTGCACCACGAAGATCTCTGTTAATCATTCAGTATGCAAAGTGCTACCAGCGTTATTTGCATTAtttgatacaaataaaaaggcACACGGCTTGCTCAGCACTTCTCAACAGGTGGTGTTTGCCCAGTAATACTTGTGTTAGCTCACCTGAGCGTCTGTCAGCTCCACTCGCAGGTAAACGTCTTCATGGCGTTGAGCCCAGTAAACCAGCGGTGTTAGCGgcattttacagtttgtttgttttttcagacctttgtttgtttttaaaaaagcaccaCGCTGAGGAGACAATGAATGAAGCCCCTTTGCTTCATGCTAGCAGCCCCTTTTCAGGCTTCAGCATTAACCCAGAATATTCTGTCAGCGTGAGCGACGTGCTCACGCAAGAGCCGTCTCAATCGtgctctcctctgattggctggctgATTACTGTGTACGGAAGTGATTGTACACTTGGGTTTAAGCCGTTTATTACAGCAGCGCGACACGACTGCTCCTCGATCCTGTAGCGGTGATGTGTCAATATGCAGACAGAGGATCATGTCTTTTCTAAAAACTGATTTGTCGAAGTCCGCCGGGACATTTTGTGTACTTGTGGGCGTGACGGGAAGCGTTGCAGCTTTGAAACTGCCTCTATTGGTTTCCCAACTCCTCCAACTTCCTGGGGTGAGCTCCgtcaagttgttgttgttgttgttgttgttgttgttgttgttgcatacATTGTCTATGGCAGGGGTGGACGGCCCCCATccaccctcaacgtggccctcaggtcaatttttacacatcaattaattggaaacatgaagaaaaacatgacacaatctgccatgaaatcatgaaaaccagaaatatgtccatgataatatttgatcactggtatatgttgagttaaatttgagacataattgactgtaatcgttgaatttggccccctggcagtgagatttaaatgaatgtggccccctGCTGTGAAagaagttgcccatccctggtcTGTGGGAAGCAGCACGTTGTGCCTCTGGCTTGAAAAGTGTTTCTTCTGGAGTGTACTGCTAAAAGAGAAGTTAAAGGAAGTTATGAAATGATTATTTAAGTGACTTTATTCTGTTGAAAGTGATTGGTATAGGAGCTTTTGTTCTGTtacaatgtcaaacatttgcAAAGGGGCTTATGATTAcataacagagctactgacaccatatgagccgtCCTCAGGTGGGGGGGGTCtccagattccctcaattcttttaaatcccttctttaaacatacttttacagacttgcttttatgtgatgtcgtcttcttaatgtcttttcttactggttttacttgttttatcttcttttacttcttactgtccttttatttatgctcttatcttaactcctcttatgttttaactttgttgtttcttatcttacttactttgtctatttatgtttcatatttatatttactttttatttttatcaatattgtagtttttttttatcctttaaccgcttgtttctatttattttactgctcttaccttcttattgctgttctctttttatttgcttttagctcttttagtttcttacatcttttcaAATCGttgttcctcttggtctcagcttgtgttgttgggttcttgtttttcctgggttcttataatggttcttgtgatggtcgggttatatacaGTTGCAGGagaaagtatgtgaaccctttggaatttcctagttttctgatgaaattggtcataaaatgtgttctgatcttcatctaagtctcaacaatagacaaacacagtcttcttaaactaataccacacagACAAtgatatgttttcatgtttttattgaacacaacatgtaaacattcacagtgcagggtggaaaaagtatgtgaacccctaGGCTAATGACTTCTCACAGAGCTAattggagtcaggagtcagccaacctggtgtccaatcaatgagacgagattggaggtgttggttaaagctgccctgccctataaaaaacacactccagTTTTGAGTTTGTTACTCTCAAGAAGCATTGCCTGATGTGAACCATGCCTCGCACAAAAGTGCTCTCAGAAGCCCTACGATTAAGAATTGTTGACTTGCATAAAGCTGGAAAGGGTTAGAAAAGAATCTCTAAAAGCCTTGATGTTCATCAGTCCACGGTAAGACAAATTGTCTATAAATGGAGAAAGTTCAGCACTGTAGCTACTCTCCCTAGAAGTGGCCGTCCTGTAAAGATGACTGCAAGAGCACAGCGCAGAATGCACAATGAGGTGATGAAGAATCCAAGAGTGTCAGCTAAAGACTTATACAAATCTCTGGCACAAGCTAACATCTCTGTTGACAAATCTACgatacataaaaacattaaacaagaATGGAGTTCATGGTGAGGCCACCACAGAGAAAGCCGCtgctgtctaaaaaaaacattgctgcacGCTTGATGTTTGCAGAAGAGCACCTGGATGTTCCACAGCACTACTGGCAAAACATCCTGTGGACAGATGAAACCAAAGGTGAGTTCTTGGGaaggaacacacaaacactacgtgtggagaaagaaaggcacagcacaccaacatcaaaacctcatCCCAACTGTGAAGTATGGTGGAGGGGGCATCATGATTTGGGTCTGCTTTGCTGCATCGGGGCCTGGACAGATTGCTATCATCGGCGGAAAAATGAATTCCCAagtttatcaagacattttgcaggaaaacttaAGGCCATCTGTCCACCAATTGAAGCTCGACAGAAGATGGGTGATGCAACAGGACAACGACCCAAAGCACagaagtaaatcaacaacagaagaaaatacgcCTTCTGGAGTGGCCCAGTCAGAGTCTTGACCGCAACCCAATAGAGATGCTGTGACATAACCTCAAGAGAGCGATTCACACCAGACATCACAAGAATattgctgaactgaaaaagttttgTAAAGAGGAATGGTCCAAAGTTCCTCCTGACCgttgtgcaggtctgatctgcaactacaggaaacgtttggttgaggttattgctgccaaaggagggtcaaccagttattaaatccaagggttcacatactttttccaccctgcactgtgactGTTTACATCTTGTGTTCAgtgaaaacatataattgtttgtgtggtattagtttaagcagactgtgtttgtctattgttgtgacttagatgaagatcggaacacattttatggccaatttataataataattactttatttatatagcacctttttaaaaaaaaaaagtgctttgacaaacggcaagaacaaagcaaactaaaccaaacacagaagaacacaaacaacagcaagaacaaacaaatgcaaaataattaaatacaattcaacagaaaagaacccatattgcacaatacccaacagacatataaaTAAAACCCGACCATTATAAGAAAACTaggaaattccaaagggttcacatactttttcttgcaactgtatgtgtgttgggTATTGTGCACTATGGGTTCCATTTATGTTCTGCTGTGTTTGGCTAAgcttgctttgttcttgtttttgctgtttgtcaaagcagtttgtaaacctgtaaaaaggtgctatataaataaagttattatgatTGTGATTATACAGTGAAGTGGCCTTGTTTCAAATGTGACTCTTTGTTAAAGGTCATATGGTCCTGATGAAGTCAATACTCCATGCCCAGTGATATGCAATTGTGAGCTCCCCTTTCTGTGAATTTTGGGAAAGTTTTGGACAAATAagttgtttaataaaaaaaactaagatCAGTTGCTTACCCTTTGAGGCATTATCATCTTCTTTCTTAACCTTTTCAATACTGCAGCATATCTATAACAATGTTAgtttgactgttttgttttatggtttAGGTGGATGTGAAAGTGGTTACCACAGAGCATGCCCAACACTTCTACAATTCTGAAGAGGTTTCAGTTAAAACCTACCGTGACAAGGACGAGTGGGAGGTAATGGAACAAATGAATCAAATATACTATTACAGCCATTATTTGCAGTCACACATTATTGGGTGGTAAAATAATCCTAACACTGATGTGTGaattaattatattttcttttttatatataaaagaaCAATACATTTGCAGTGTTTTCCATTGTATGCTGTGTTTCTGCCACTCCTTTTGTGCcttagaaataaaacaaataaagactgcTGTAATCAAAATacactgaatgaaaaatgtgtggCAGTAGTTACCAAGTAATCAAAAGTTCCAGTTGCTGAGGTCACACGTAttttgaaacattaaaacatgttcaaGTGCCAGAAAAGATTGAGAAACTCTGGTCTGAAGTGTCTGCATTCCAGAAAGGAAGTGAGCAATCTTTGGATGTATGCTTCATTGCATTTCTTTGTTCTAGCTGTGGACTCAGAGATCTGACCCTGTGCTGCACATTGAGCTACGGCGCTGGGCAGATCTATTCCTCATCGCCCCTCTTGATGCAAACACTCTTGGAAAGATTTCTAATGGCATATGTGACAATCTACTGGTGAGGATTTTAAATTGGTAATCAATTACCTGGAAAGTGTTGTGGATTATTATCTAAAATCATTTCCTTGTTGATTAATCTTTTCATTGGCAGACATGTGTGGTCAGAGCATGGGATACCAGTCGCCCTCTTATCTTCTGCCCTGCCATGAACACGGCCATGTGGCAGCATCCTGTTACTGCCCAGCAGGTATCCAGGCTGACAGAGTTTGGATATGTGGAAATCCCCTGCATTTCCAAGAAGCTAGTGTGTGGAGATGAAGGTGTGTTTCAataccagttaaaaaaaaaacagcaacaaaaaaaacaaccaagaaAAGATAAGCATCTACCAGTATTTACATGACCCTGTCAGTTTgacaaacacaataacaataaaaggAAACATTAAATGTGACAATACAGGAGCAGTTAAAGAACTGTCTTTCTGTAGATTCTTGTTGCATAATAGTATTTAAATCCATATTTATGCCAAATCTAAAATGTTATTCAGTTGCTAGATGTTGGAACCATGCAAAGGACAAACCTAGTAAACCTGTATACGTAGAAGATACCTGAAAAATATTCAACTCTGTTTGCTTtagacaggtttttttttttctgcaattttGCCTGCTTAAagctttgcccccccccccccccattatcATAACACACTGTGACATGATGataaaatgaaacatctttTGACAGCATGTCTCTATAAAGTACAGTAAATACTGAATATTCCCAGGGGTTTACAATCCCTATGAATGATCTTCAACCGTTATCCTAATTCCATGAAGAGTCAGCAAGTACTGTCATTTTTCAatctgttgaaaaaaataatatcaacGAGTTCAGCCAGGGTTCattgaaaaaaagttttgtcCTAACAACACTTCCCTTCACATGATTGTTTCATTCATGGACTCAGAGTATTTTTAGGTTTTCAAAATGATGTGAGGTTTATGCAAAAGCTAAATTGCTGTCCTGAATAATGCCCAGGGGAGAATACACTTCTGTACACGTGGTTCTCCACACTTCATGCAAGGTTGCACACTTTCTGTTTACTTCATTGACCTTGTGAACGTCTGTCACAATTCTTGGGACTTTAATTGAAGTTTCTAATTCCGGTTAGAGTATTTGCTCCACTGTAAGACCATTATCAATACCGTAATAATTTCACAAGTCAActgattgtattttttaagaTCTTGGTATGCCACTCTAGACTTTTTGTACCTGCACAAACTAATGTCAAACTTTAGAGTACATTATTTTTTCAAGAACATCGTTCATAGATTCAAGcacaaatttatttttttatttttttaatctatttttgatCCACCAACAAAAGTAGTAAAACTTTATAAATGAAAGTTCTTTTTTGGGGGTTAAACAAACCATGGATCAGCTACCTAAGACTAGAAATATTGAGTCTTTAGCAGTGACTTCCAGTCAGGGCTAATAGATGTAttcttgaaatgttttacttGGAATCAATGGCGGCTTGAGGTGCTGACTTTGCCGTGACAGCATAATAGGATAAGTACAAGCCAGTTAGCTGAACAACCCGATTAAAGGTTTGGGCGCAGATTTAGATATGCATACCCCGTGAGTGAACAAAAGACCATGTTCATCAAGCTGTTAGTAAGaactgtaaaaatattttttatatgaatgttTCCAATTGATTGAATTAGATAGATTATGCCATACATAAGGTGTTTTTGTAACTGTATGTCTGTGCTTTACTGCAGGTAAAGGGGCTATGGCAGAGGTGTCAACTATTGTAAGTGTTGTCAAACAGCATCTTCCGAAACCAGATGAGTCACCTGAGGACATTTCACATCCTATTGTAGAGTCACCTGGCACCAAAGACAAATAGACTGTGTTGAAACGTTCAAAGCCCTACACACCTATTTGTCACCTATATGTAACTGCTATAATGATAAACTGTTAATGAAACAGTGTCTCTGTGGGTTTTCATTCTTGACTCTGCAGACATACGTCTTATACCCAGTCTCAGAGGATTGTCTCAGGCAAAGACTGCTCATCATGTGTTATCATTCATACAAGATATGGGTTATTACAATAGACTGTAGAAAAGATGAAGTCTCACCTCACCCATTGCTTTCTGTAGAGCTATTATGAATCCCAACAATCGATCAATCTTACTAGAAATGCTTTCTCCATCTAACTCTACATCAGTCTTGGCAACAGGCAAATAAGAGTCAAGGCTCACCTTAATCCTCACAGGAAGCAGCTACAATGCCCTCACCACTCACTCAACTTAGTCCCAGCCATAATCTTGCAAATGTATGGATAATTCTTATAACCTAAATGGATGGGCTATAACCCCCCCTTTCCCCCATGCTAATTTTAATGtgtgaaccaggctgtaaacatgtttatttctgtgggAAAATGAATAATTAGAGACCCAATGGGCATTCTTTTGCAGCCGAATTCAGGTGGACACTCAAGGCATGGTAGTTTTTatgcacttcctcattggcttcattttttttttttttttacaccagaGGTTGTGGCTTGGTTATTACTCATTATTGTTTATCAAAAAGTAACAGTTAACAGATTTTTCTTTGACAATTTGTTCTTTATGATTTGTTTGCATGCTCCTGCAACTTGATTTATAGATGACACCCTTTTTTTGTGTCACGCTTCATGGGAGACTCCCTTAATAAGTGTGGGTGCAGGCAGCTCATTGGGTCATAAAGCATGTATGGCTGTAAATCAAAAGGTCATTCTAAGGTGACTCTGCCTTGTTTCTTCATACATTTGTGGCACTATGTTTGCCACTATGTTTGCCACTTCACACCCCCGATAAACTCACACAGTTGTTTTCAGCCATGTTGTAAACAATCTTGACTTGGATTGCATGAGTGTTTACAATCATTTATTTGCAGTCTTCTGTAAATTGTACCTACGGCCTCATCTAATTCTAAGCATTGCTTGACCCGCGTGAAAGTCTTGTAGgctaaaaccaaaaaaaaacatcagtggaCGTTGTTAATAAAGTCCGCCTGTTTGCAGAGATATTTAACCCCCTAAAATTAAGAGTATAAAGCACACCCTTGTCCTTGTTCTCAAAAGGAAATTGGCAAGGAAGTAGTGTGTTATTGCAAGTATTGTGATAAGACTGAGATTTTATGGACAGTTTAACAAACCTGTTCATGCTACTGCTCCACTTGGCTCTTCAAATTTAAAGATTGGTACCTCTGAATttctcactgtttttttttatacagctaAACAAACCATGTGTTTTTGTACTCATCAACAACAATATGTCATGTATGGTAATCACTTAATTGTGCATGTAAAAGTCATTACACACAAGTTTGATAATGTCAACCTTCATTATGCGAACAATATTCTTCTTATTTGAGTCTGCGTGAAGCTGTCATGGGTCCTCGGGGGTTAATTATAAGATACAAAGCAGCGGAAATTCTTTCCCGCAAGGCATGATAACAGACTGGCTTTACTGCAGGACACGTTACATGAAAATGTCAGCTGATGAATTAATGCCCTAAACTCAATGGCTCTAACTTATTATTAGGGTCCTATTTTAAGACatacattattatttcatttgtaCAGACactatttattcatttttttaaacgtctTCATATTTGTTgcttaaatgttttcaaatgtatgCTGAGGAGACGTAGATGTATCTTACGACATGCTCTAAAATGTGGCTCTGAAAGCCAACGGTCAAAGGTTATGACACCCAAGGTTCCCATCCTATCAGATGTGTTTATCTTTGAGAAAATCTTCTCGCAGGGTGAAAGGTACTCGTCTGGATTGCGTCAAGAGAAGACAGACAAGAGAATGTCAAACTGAGCCAGTAAATGCTTTGTTTATTCTAGTGAGTGGAAACACACGCGACTTTAAAGTTGTGATAaatggagaggaagagagctttgtaggtgagaatcttggaggtttctcttctctgcagTGTTACCATGTTGAACAATGAGTACTAGACATGACGATGGTCTTAACAAAAGGTCAAAATAAATACCTAATCCTTATCTATAGACAGAAATAATTAAGTTGTAAAACAGgcttaaaatgacaaaaatgatgtCAGTGCAGGTGTAATAAAGCT includes:
- the ppcdc gene encoding phosphopantothenoylcysteine decarboxylase — encoded protein: MSFLKTDLSKSAGTFCVLVGVTGSVAALKLPLLVSQLLQLPGVDVKVVTTEHAQHFYNSEEVSVKTYRDKDEWELWTQRSDPVLHIELRRWADLFLIAPLDANTLGKISNGICDNLLTCVVRAWDTSRPLIFCPAMNTAMWQHPVTAQQVSRLTEFGYVEIPCISKKLVCGDEGKGAMAEVSTIVSVVKQHLPKPDESPEDISHPIVESPGTKDK